A part of Flavobacteriales bacterium genomic DNA contains:
- a CDS encoding DUF4270 family protein — protein MKHLFLFSLVTLLIASCTDPQVIGLEVQPESDKISISSLDDSNPFSLTTKSADSVRTDEPLVALLGNYESSNFKDVSASFSTQLLLSQNAVDFGSNPVLDSAVLNLVYSSYYGDTTIEMGIKIEQLDEPIDFDSSYYSNEVLTASPFSTPLEYSFLPRPNTRVFAEGDTVGQRSLKINVNQIGQMILDAGTDNLVDNLAFLSFFKGLKISTSDNISSSILYFNLKDAGSKLTIYYNDTLSYDLLIGSSAARINHFETEENIDLDNLYGVQSMGGTELHLTFNNLSSLRQELENKVINQALISFSAENNSDLNPSHPSLSLVRMDSTGTTYFLSDILEGQAHFGGVLENNQYVFNISKYMLDLINGTYTDSTLVLVSAGEAVNANRTEISQDVDINIIYTEF, from the coding sequence ATGAAACATCTTTTTTTATTCTCCCTTGTCACACTACTCATTGCTTCTTGTACAGACCCGCAAGTAATTGGTTTAGAAGTTCAGCCAGAAAGTGATAAGATTAGCATTTCATCTCTTGATGATTCCAACCCATTTAGTTTAACCACAAAATCTGCTGATTCTGTGCGAACAGACGAACCTTTAGTAGCTCTATTAGGCAATTATGAATCGTCTAATTTCAAGGATGTAAGCGCCTCTTTTTCTACTCAGTTGCTTTTAAGTCAGAATGCCGTTGATTTCGGTTCAAACCCTGTTCTCGATTCAGCAGTTCTAAACCTTGTATATTCTTCATACTATGGAGATACCACAATAGAAATGGGCATTAAAATTGAGCAATTAGACGAGCCAATAGATTTTGATTCTAGCTACTATTCCAATGAAGTTTTAACCGCTAGTCCGTTTAGCACTCCATTAGAATATTCATTTTTGCCGCGACCAAATACTCGTGTTTTTGCGGAGGGCGATACAGTTGGGCAACGGTCTTTGAAAATAAATGTCAATCAAATAGGTCAAATGATTTTAGATGCTGGCACGGATAATCTTGTCGATAATCTGGCTTTTTTATCGTTTTTCAAAGGACTTAAAATATCTACCTCTGATAATATTTCATCCTCAATTCTTTACTTTAATTTGAAGGATGCAGGCTCTAAACTAACTATATACTACAATGATACTTTATCTTATGATTTATTGATAGGCTCAAGTGCTGCACGTATCAATCATTTCGAGACTGAGGAAAATATCGATTTGGATAATTTATATGGCGTTCAGTCTATGGGTGGAACAGAATTGCATCTTACATTCAACAATTTGAGCTCACTAAGGCAAGAATTAGAAAACAAAGTAATAAATCAAGCTCTTATTTCTTTTTCTGCTGAAAACAATTCAGATTTAAATCCATCACACCCTTCATTATCATTGGTGCGAATGGACTCAACAGGGACAACGTATTTCCTTTCTGATATTTTAGAAGGGCAAGCCCATTTTGGTGGGGTTCTGGAGAATAATCAATACGTATTCAATATTTCAAAATACATGCTTGATTTGATAAATGGAACATATACTGATAGCACATTAGTGCTTGTTTCAGCCGGAGAAGCTGTAAATGCCAACCGTACAGAAATCAGTCAAGACGTTGATATTAATATAATTTATACAGAGTTTTAA